A window from Pseudomonas kribbensis encodes these proteins:
- a CDS encoding SagB family peptide dehydrogenase — MHINPYLFILPRTSGQIVWNYKDHTQHELDFEYSSRLAQLIHEPALYDSDNTIDTQLLNAGILTSTKIAAPAWGWDELSRIYHIGTRNIPCEHTPRNIQEWSRQYLEHCNTVLATSPPADVPVDTAPNALIALPAPLALNDDSLSGSLIQRKTCRSFTGAPLSLDDVGTLLYLSLGYLREREADCDDSIAEGLGARRGSPSGGGLNACAGFVLVQNVDGLPPGIYAYHPAEHALSFINPWPDTALGNLLGGQHFINNLPLGLFITARFDRLWWKYPHSRAYRMAFVEVGHLSQTFQLVATALGMNTWLTGAFSDDEVESLLQLENSAEQPLFFVGCGESDGQAMCQEMRDLLRETQA; from the coding sequence ATGCATATAAATCCTTATTTATTCATACTGCCACGAACGTCCGGCCAGATAGTCTGGAACTACAAAGACCATACTCAGCACGAACTTGATTTCGAATACTCTTCTCGACTGGCACAACTTATTCACGAGCCAGCTTTATATGACAGCGACAACACTATAGACACGCAACTTCTAAATGCCGGAATACTGACTTCTACAAAAATCGCAGCGCCGGCCTGGGGCTGGGATGAACTGTCCAGGATCTACCATATCGGCACCCGGAATATTCCCTGCGAACACACGCCCCGAAATATTCAGGAATGGTCCAGGCAATACCTCGAACACTGCAACACCGTGCTTGCCACTTCGCCTCCGGCCGATGTCCCTGTGGACACCGCCCCGAACGCACTCATCGCCCTGCCCGCACCTCTGGCACTGAATGACGACAGCCTGTCGGGTTCACTGATCCAGCGAAAGACCTGCCGATCCTTCACTGGCGCCCCCCTGTCGCTGGACGATGTCGGCACCTTGCTATACCTGTCCCTCGGTTACCTGCGAGAACGCGAAGCCGACTGTGACGACAGCATCGCCGAAGGTCTTGGCGCGCGGCGCGGCAGCCCTTCAGGGGGCGGTCTCAATGCCTGCGCCGGGTTTGTGCTGGTGCAGAACGTCGACGGACTGCCACCCGGCATATACGCCTATCACCCGGCGGAACACGCCCTGAGCTTCATAAATCCCTGGCCCGACACAGCACTGGGCAATCTGCTGGGAGGCCAGCACTTCATCAATAACCTGCCACTGGGCCTGTTCATCACTGCCCGCTTCGACAGGCTCTGGTGGAAATACCCGCACTCGCGCGCCTATCGAATGGCATTCGTCGAAGTCGGGCACCTCTCGCAGACGTTTCAACTGGTGGCCACGGCCCTGGGCATGAACACCTGGCTGACCGGTGCGTTTTCCGACGACGAGGTCGAGAGTTTGCTGCAACTCGAGAACAGTGCGGAGCAACCCTTGTTCTTCGTCGGTTGCGGGGAAAGCGACGGTCAGGCGATGTGCCAGGAAATGCGCGATCTGCTGCGTGAGACGCAAGCATGA
- a CDS encoding diiron oxygenase: MSPLSQAPVFEFSLGDWNTRASVRASAHDYRLPNDVAQQLETRHWFPPAFLPYLAHPAIEAAGRSVVHRLTANHLVHFLDYTTLLEHRIVNRAVEVIVHGELPVDVPPPMKTAALQLYTDEGYHALFSHQVAEQIAGFYGITGRPVMPRRITRMIRLIDETLPEQRPLTWFLLGFVSETIIARELLDVCRDSLVSGVNDMLRDHLTDEARHSRYFTEVFHYLWLHLVPQQRAFAATTLLEIFGIFFETDEQWLRQSLCDAGIANVAVLEILDSLTTLQASRRRARTGSIATLNALKKAGFFAEPYNQILFARAGLIDG; this comes from the coding sequence ATGAGCCCTCTCTCCCAAGCCCCGGTCTTCGAGTTTTCGCTGGGCGACTGGAACACTCGCGCTTCAGTGCGTGCCAGTGCCCACGATTACCGCTTGCCTAATGACGTAGCGCAACAGCTGGAAACCCGTCACTGGTTCCCGCCGGCATTTCTGCCCTACCTCGCCCACCCGGCCATCGAAGCTGCGGGCCGCTCGGTGGTGCACCGGCTCACGGCCAATCATCTGGTGCACTTTCTCGATTACACCACCCTGCTCGAACACCGCATCGTCAATCGCGCCGTGGAAGTCATCGTCCACGGCGAATTGCCGGTCGATGTTCCGCCCCCCATGAAAACCGCCGCGCTGCAGCTCTACACCGATGAGGGCTACCACGCCCTGTTCTCCCATCAGGTCGCGGAACAGATCGCCGGGTTCTACGGCATCACCGGGCGCCCGGTGATGCCCAGGCGGATCACTCGCATGATCAGGCTGATCGACGAAACCCTTCCGGAGCAGCGACCGCTGACATGGTTTCTGCTCGGCTTCGTCTCGGAAACCATCATTGCCCGGGAACTGCTCGACGTCTGCCGGGACAGCCTGGTGTCCGGGGTCAACGACATGCTGCGCGACCACCTCACCGACGAGGCGCGACACAGTCGCTACTTCACCGAAGTGTTCCATTACCTCTGGCTGCATCTGGTACCGCAGCAACGAGCATTCGCCGCAACCACCCTGCTCGAGATCTTCGGGATTTTCTTCGAAACCGATGAACAGTGGCTGCGGCAAAGTCTGTGCGATGCCGGGATTGCCAACGTTGCCGTGCTGGAAATACTCGACAGCCTGACAACACTGCAAGCCTCCCGACGACGTGCCCGGACAGGCAGCATCGCCACATTGAATGCACTGAAGAAAGCCGGATTTTTCGCCGAACCTTACAACCAGATACTTTTCGCCAGGGCGGGATTGATCGATGGATAA
- a CDS encoding multidrug effflux MFS transporter has translation MDKGKSGVTTRQRRGAVSLLLAMVLLGVFPLDVVLPSFPALAEHFRSTPADIALSISLFAVGIAFAQLLIGPLSDVIGRKGLLLAGMSVSMLGALGCVMTTDYSLFLMFRVVQALGCGCFVLSQALVQDLFEGKERDRLRILMVTAGGIFISVSPLVGTFLQATLGWRGSFWVFIALSAVVLLKAWLFLENSRPTTRGTRTNFLTVYRRVLGDFDFVGYWLISAFAFACHFSFIVISPLIFMDRLQLSAYEFSLILLIYGAAYVTGGILASVLSRRISSGQQMVVGLSLILFAGVTMLYLSSSFALAPATVLIPMLICTAGTTIARPAATSRAMSLFPDNAGTSASAGSTIIFICGGLISALISLSPANLQSTLGYAFVLLSGVALALNNRISRRAKVLQTGAIAQPSGD, from the coding sequence ATGGATAAAGGAAAATCCGGGGTGACGACCCGACAGCGTCGCGGGGCCGTCAGCCTGTTGCTGGCGATGGTGTTGCTGGGTGTTTTTCCGCTGGATGTCGTGCTGCCTTCGTTTCCGGCGCTGGCCGAACACTTTCGCAGCACCCCGGCCGACATCGCGCTGTCCATCAGCCTATTCGCCGTCGGCATCGCCTTCGCCCAGTTGCTGATCGGGCCGCTGTCGGATGTGATCGGGCGCAAAGGCCTGTTGCTCGCCGGCATGAGCGTTTCAATGCTCGGTGCCCTCGGCTGCGTGATGACCACCGACTATTCGCTGTTCCTGATGTTCCGGGTCGTGCAGGCACTGGGTTGCGGTTGCTTCGTGCTGTCCCAGGCGCTGGTCCAGGACCTGTTCGAAGGCAAGGAACGCGATCGCCTGCGAATCCTGATGGTCACCGCCGGCGGGATTTTCATCTCGGTATCGCCTCTTGTCGGTACTTTCCTGCAGGCGACACTGGGCTGGCGTGGCAGCTTCTGGGTGTTCATCGCATTATCGGCCGTGGTACTGCTCAAGGCCTGGCTGTTTCTGGAAAACAGCCGACCGACCACCCGTGGCACACGCACGAACTTCCTCACGGTTTACCGACGGGTGCTGGGAGATTTCGACTTCGTCGGCTACTGGCTGATTTCGGCCTTTGCGTTCGCCTGCCACTTTTCATTCATCGTGATCTCGCCACTGATCTTCATGGACCGGCTGCAATTGTCCGCCTACGAGTTCTCGTTGATCCTGCTGATCTACGGTGCGGCTTACGTCACCGGAGGCATTCTCGCCAGCGTGCTGAGCAGGCGCATCAGCAGCGGCCAACAGATGGTCGTCGGTCTGAGCCTGATCCTGTTCGCCGGCGTGACCATGTTGTACCTGTCGTCGAGTTTTGCACTGGCACCGGCAACCGTGCTGATCCCGATGCTGATCTGCACCGCCGGCACCACCATTGCCCGGCCGGCTGCCACCTCCCGGGCCATGAGCCTGTTTCCGGACAACGCCGGCACCTCGGCCTCGGCCGGCAGCACGATCATCTTCATCTGCGGCGGGTTGATCAGTGCCTTGATCAGCCTCAGCCCGGCCAATCTGCAATCCACCCTGGGTTACGCCTTTGTCTTGCTCAGCGGTGTGGCGCTCGCGCTGAACAACCGGATCAGCCGTCGCGCCAAAGTCCTGCAAACCGGTGCCATCGCGCAACCGAGTGGTGATTAA
- the ilvD gene encoding dihydroxy-acid dehydratase, whose protein sequence is MPDYRSKTSTHGRNMAGARALWRATGMKDDDFKKPIIAIANSFTQFVPGHVHLKDLGQLVAREIERAGGVAKEFNTIAVDDGIAMGHDGMLYSLPSREIIADSVEYMVNAHCADAIVCISNCDKITPGMLMAALRLNIPVIFVSGGPMEAGKTKLASHGLDLVDAMVIAADSSASDEKVAEYERSACPTCGSCSGMFTANSMNCLTEALGLALPGNGSTLATHSDREQLFLQAGRTIVELCKRYYGENDESVLPRNIANFKAFENAMMLDIAMGGSTNTILHLLAAAQEAEIDFDLRDIDRLSRKVPQLCKVAPNIQKYHMEDVHRAGGIFSILGSLARGGLLHTDLPTVHSRSMEEAIAKWDITQTDDEAVHHFFKAGPAGIPTQTAFSQSTRWETLDDDRENGCIRSFEHAYSKEGGLAVLYGNIALDGCVVKTAGVDESIHVFEGNAKIFESQDSAVRGILADEVKEGDIVIIRYEGPKGGPGMQEMLYPTSYLKSKGLGKACALLTDGRFSGGTSGLSIGHASPEAAAGGAIGLVQDGDKVLIDIPNRSINLLISDEELAARRVEQDKKGWKPVEKRPRKVTTALKAYALLATSADKGAVRNKAMLDGL, encoded by the coding sequence ATGCCAGATTACCGCTCGAAAACATCCACCCACGGCCGCAACATGGCCGGCGCCCGCGCACTGTGGCGCGCCACCGGGATGAAGGATGACGACTTCAAGAAGCCGATCATCGCCATTGCCAACTCCTTCACCCAGTTCGTACCGGGCCACGTACACCTGAAGGATCTGGGCCAGCTGGTTGCCCGTGAAATCGAACGCGCCGGTGGCGTGGCGAAAGAATTCAACACCATCGCCGTGGACGACGGCATCGCCATGGGCCACGACGGCATGCTGTATTCGCTACCGAGCCGCGAGATCATCGCCGACTCCGTCGAGTACATGGTCAACGCCCACTGCGCCGACGCCATCGTCTGCATCTCCAACTGCGACAAGATCACCCCGGGCATGCTGATGGCCGCCCTGCGCCTGAACATCCCGGTGATCTTCGTCTCCGGCGGCCCGATGGAAGCCGGCAAGACCAAACTGGCCAGCCACGGTCTCGACCTCGTCGACGCCATGGTCATCGCCGCCGACTCCAGCGCTTCTGACGAGAAGGTTGCCGAGTACGAGCGCAGCGCCTGTCCAACCTGCGGTTCGTGCTCCGGCATGTTCACCGCCAACTCGATGAACTGCCTGACCGAAGCCCTGGGCCTCGCATTGCCGGGCAACGGTTCGACCCTGGCCACCCATAGCGATCGCGAACAGCTGTTCCTGCAGGCCGGCCGCACCATCGTCGAACTGTGCAAACGCTACTACGGCGAGAACGACGAGTCGGTACTGCCGCGCAACATCGCCAACTTCAAGGCGTTCGAGAACGCGATGATGCTCGACATCGCCATGGGCGGTTCGACCAATACCATCCTGCACTTGCTGGCCGCCGCCCAGGAAGCCGAGATCGACTTCGACCTGCGCGACATCGATCGTCTGTCGCGCAAGGTGCCGCAGCTGTGCAAGGTCGCGCCGAACATCCAGAAGTACCACATGGAAGACGTGCACCGCGCCGGCGGCATCTTCAGCATCCTCGGTTCGCTGGCCCGTGGCGGCCTGCTGCACACCGACCTGCCGACCGTGCACAGCCGCAGCATGGAAGAGGCCATCGCCAAGTGGGACATCACCCAGACCGACGATGAAGCCGTGCACCATTTCTTCAAGGCAGGCCCGGCCGGCATTCCGACGCAAACCGCGTTCAGCCAGTCGACCCGTTGGGAAACCCTGGATGACGACCGTGAAAACGGCTGCATCCGCAGCTTCGAGCACGCCTATTCGAAAGAAGGCGGCCTGGCCGTGCTGTACGGCAACATCGCCCTGGACGGCTGCGTGGTGAAAACCGCCGGTGTCGACGAGTCGATTCACGTCTTCGAAGGCAACGCGAAGATCTTCGAAAGCCAGGACAGCGCCGTGCGCGGCATCCTCGCCGACGAAGTGAAGGAAGGCGACATCGTCATCATTCGCTACGAAGGCCCGAAAGGCGGCCCGGGTATGCAGGAAATGCTCTACCCGACGTCGTACCTGAAATCCAAGGGCCTGGGCAAAGCCTGTGCCCTGCTGACCGATGGCCGTTTCTCCGGCGGTACGTCCGGCCTGTCCATCGGCCACGCTTCGCCAGAGGCTGCGGCCGGCGGCGCGATCGGTCTGGTGCAGGACGGTGACAAGGTGCTGATCGACATTCCGAACCGCTCGATCAACCTGTTGATCAGCGACGAAGAACTGGCGGCACGCCGTGTCGAGCAGGACAAGAAAGGCTGGAAACCGGTCGAGAAGCGTCCACGTAAAGTGACTACCGCCCTCAAGGCCTACGCCCTGCTGGCCACCAGCGCCGACAAGGGTGCGGTGCGTAACAAGGCCATGCTCGACGGCCTGTAA
- a CDS encoding haloacid dehalogenase-like hydrolase: protein MKFAPKLLAAALCFGLVGQAFATDLKHWPADQAKALDAMIAANANKGNYAVFDMDNTSYRYDLEESLLPFMENKGLITRDKLDPSLKLIPFKDTADHKESLFSYYYRLCEVDDMVCYPWVAQVFSGFTLKELKGYVDELMASGKPVPATYYEGDVVKNIDVQPPKVFTGQAELYNKLMENGIEVYVMTAASEELVRMVAADPKYGYNVKPQNVIGVTTLLKNRETGELTTARKQITAGKYDEKANLGLELTPYLWTPATWMAGKHAAILTYIDEWKKPVLVGGDTPSSDGYMLFHSVDVAKGGIHLWVNRKDKYMTQLNGMMAKHAAAQAKEGLPVTADKNWVIVKPEEIQ from the coding sequence ATGAAGTTCGCACCTAAATTGCTGGCTGCCGCACTCTGCTTCGGCCTTGTTGGCCAAGCGTTCGCCACTGACCTCAAGCACTGGCCGGCGGACCAGGCCAAGGCACTGGACGCGATGATCGCGGCCAACGCCAACAAGGGTAACTACGCGGTGTTCGACATGGACAACACCAGTTACCGCTACGACCTCGAAGAGTCGCTGCTGCCGTTCATGGAAAACAAGGGCCTGATCACCCGTGACAAGCTCGACCCGTCGCTGAAACTGATCCCGTTCAAGGACACCGCCGACCACAAGGAAAGCCTGTTCAGCTACTACTACCGCCTCTGCGAAGTCGACGACATGGTCTGCTACCCATGGGTGGCGCAGGTGTTCTCCGGCTTCACCCTCAAGGAACTCAAAGGTTACGTCGACGAACTGATGGCCTCGGGCAAACCGGTGCCGGCGACCTATTACGAAGGCGATGTGGTGAAGAACATCGACGTGCAGCCGCCGAAAGTCTTCACCGGTCAGGCCGAGCTGTACAACAAACTGATGGAGAACGGCATCGAGGTCTACGTGATGACCGCCGCCTCCGAAGAACTGGTGCGTATGGTCGCGGCCGATCCGAAGTACGGCTACAACGTCAAACCGCAGAACGTCATCGGTGTTACCACCTTGCTGAAGAACCGCGAGACCGGTGAGCTGACCACCGCACGCAAGCAGATCACTGCCGGCAAGTATGACGAGAAGGCCAACCTCGGCCTGGAACTGACCCCGTACCTGTGGACCCCGGCGACCTGGATGGCCGGCAAGCATGCGGCGATCCTGACCTACATCGACGAATGGAAAAAACCGGTACTGGTGGGCGGCGACACCCCGAGCAGCGACGGCTACATGCTGTTCCACAGCGTCGACGTGGCCAAGGGCGGCATTCACTTGTGGGTCAACCGCAAGGACAAATACATGACCCAGCTCAACGGCATGATGGCCAAGCACGCGGCGGCCCAGGCGAAAGAAGGTTTGCCGGTGACGGCGGACAAGAACTGGGTGATCGTGAAGCCGGAAGAGATTCAGTAA
- a CDS encoding L-cystine transporter gives MNLPLILNLLVFLALLFGLAQTRHTSWSLAKKVLLALVLGVAFGVALHTIYGAGNPVLKASIGWFDLVGNGYVQLLQMIVIPLVFASILSAVARLHNASSLGKISFLTIGTLLFTTAIAALIGIGLTNLFGLTAEGLVAGTQEMARLQTIQTDYAGKVADLNVPQLLLSFIPQNPFADLARAKPTSIISVVIFAAFMGVAALQLLKDDAEKGQKVINAIDTLQAWVMRLVRLVMKLTPYGVLALMTKVVAGSNLQDIIKLGSFVVVSYVGLGLMFVVHGLLVSAAGINPLRFFRKIWPVLTFAFTSRSSAASIPLSIEAQTRRLGIPQSVASFAASFGATIGQNGCAGLYPAMLAVMVAPTVGINPLDPLWIATLVAIVTLSSAGVAGVGGGATFAALIVLPAMGLPVSLVALLISVEPLIDMGRTALNVSGSITAGAITSQVMQQTDKALLDADEHAELAQA, from the coding sequence ATGAATCTGCCCCTGATTCTCAACTTGCTGGTGTTCCTCGCCCTGCTCTTCGGTCTGGCACAAACCCGCCACACCTCGTGGAGCCTGGCGAAAAAAGTCCTGCTCGCCCTGGTGCTGGGCGTGGCGTTCGGCGTCGCACTGCACACGATCTACGGTGCCGGCAACCCGGTGCTGAAAGCCTCGATCGGCTGGTTCGATCTGGTGGGCAACGGTTACGTGCAGCTGCTGCAGATGATCGTGATCCCGCTGGTGTTCGCCTCGATCCTCAGCGCCGTGGCCCGTCTGCACAACGCGTCGTCGCTGGGCAAGATCAGCTTCCTGACCATCGGCACCCTGCTGTTCACCACCGCCATTGCGGCGCTGATCGGCATCGGCCTGACCAACCTGTTCGGCCTGACCGCCGAAGGTCTGGTCGCCGGCACGCAGGAAATGGCCCGTCTGCAAACCATTCAGACCGACTACGCCGGCAAGGTCGCCGACCTGAATGTGCCGCAACTGCTGCTGTCGTTCATCCCCCAGAACCCGTTCGCCGACCTGGCGCGGGCCAAGCCGACCTCGATCATCAGCGTGGTGATCTTCGCCGCGTTCATGGGGGTTGCCGCACTGCAACTGCTCAAGGATGACGCCGAGAAAGGTCAGAAAGTGATCAACGCCATCGACACCCTGCAAGCCTGGGTGATGCGTCTGGTGCGTCTGGTGATGAAGCTGACCCCGTACGGCGTGCTGGCGCTGATGACCAAAGTGGTGGCCGGTTCCAACCTGCAGGACATCATCAAGCTCGGCAGTTTCGTGGTGGTGTCGTACGTCGGTCTGGGCCTGATGTTCGTGGTGCACGGCCTGCTGGTCTCCGCGGCCGGGATCAACCCGCTGCGTTTCTTCCGCAAGATCTGGCCGGTGCTGACCTTCGCCTTCACCAGCCGCTCCAGCGCCGCGAGCATTCCGCTGAGCATCGAAGCGCAGACCCGTCGTCTGGGCATTCCGCAATCGGTGGCAAGCTTCGCCGCGTCCTTCGGCGCGACCATCGGCCAGAACGGCTGCGCCGGCCTGTACCCGGCGATGCTGGCGGTGATGGTTGCACCAACGGTCGGCATCAACCCGCTGGATCCGCTATGGATCGCGACGCTGGTGGCGATTGTGACCTTGAGTTCGGCCGGTGTGGCGGGCGTAGGTGGCGGCGCGACCTTCGCGGCACTGATCGTGCTGCCGGCCATGGGCTTGCCGGTTTCGCTGGTGGCGTTGCTGATTTCGGTCGAGCCGCTGATCGACATGGGTCGTACGGCGCTGAACGTGAGCGGTTCGATCACCGCTGGCGCGATTACCAGCCAGGTGATGCAGCAGACCGACAAGGCCCTGCTGGATGCCGATGAGCATGCGGAGCTTGCTCAGGCTTGA
- a CDS encoding dihydrofolate reductase: MTKSLPLSLIAALGENRVIGVDNSMPWHLPGDFKYFKATTLGKPIIMGRKTWDSLGRPLPGRLNIVVSRQQDLVLEGAEVYPSLEAAVVRAEEWAKEQGVDELMLIGGAQLYAQGLAQADRLYLTRVALSPEGDAWFPEFDLNQWKLVSNVPNPAEGDKPAYHFEVWEKA, encoded by the coding sequence ATGACTAAATCACTCCCCCTCAGCCTGATCGCAGCCCTCGGTGAAAACCGCGTGATCGGCGTCGACAACAGCATGCCCTGGCACCTGCCGGGGGACTTCAAATACTTCAAGGCCACGACGCTCGGCAAGCCGATCATCATGGGTCGCAAGACCTGGGATTCGCTGGGTCGTCCATTGCCGGGCCGTTTGAACATCGTAGTCAGCCGTCAGCAGGATCTGGTGCTGGAAGGGGCGGAAGTCTACCCGTCGCTGGAAGCCGCCGTGGTTCGCGCCGAAGAATGGGCGAAAGAGCAGGGCGTCGACGAGTTGATGCTGATTGGCGGGGCGCAACTGTATGCGCAAGGGCTGGCGCAGGCGGATCGCTTGTATCTGACCCGTGTTGCGCTGAGCCCGGAAGGCGATGCGTGGTTTCCGGAGTTCGATCTGAACCAGTGGAAACTGGTGTCGAATGTGCCGAATCCGGCTGAGGGCGACAAACCGGCTTACCACTTCGAAGTCTGGGAAAAAGCCTGA
- a CDS encoding DUF2868 domain-containing protein, whose protein sequence is MTELTPLQNLWLTETVRLREEHAGPLDDQEANRLARAAGGDLPGRIQRRALWLAERDGLTSALKHWLQGARLALVLLTIFAVLSGAGLAFAALGQTPVNVFWALGSLLGLNLILLLSWALGLIFAGEHGATLGRLWLWLSEKFARDAKAGQLAPALLLMLQRKKLNRWALGTLVNGLWLLAMFSALVLLLTLMATRRYGFVWETTILSADTFINMTQALGALPALLGFNVPTVDMIRASGDIALNIESARQAWATWLVGVLVVYGVLPRLLLALFCFWRWNSGKAALRLDLNLPGYAQLRERLMPTSERLGITDPEPAQLHRVESTVGELASDGALLVAIELDDQHPWPPTLPKNVSNAGILDSRESRNKLLEQLSRFPPARLAIACDPRRSPDRGSLALIAELARNAAATRVWLLQAPQGQALDAERLGDWHVALQQLELPFADCAPLNWLEHGHD, encoded by the coding sequence GTGACTGAACTGACTCCACTGCAAAACCTCTGGCTCACCGAAACCGTGCGCCTGCGCGAAGAACACGCAGGCCCGCTGGACGATCAGGAAGCCAATCGCCTGGCCCGCGCGGCCGGCGGCGATCTGCCGGGACGCATTCAACGCCGTGCCCTGTGGCTGGCCGAGCGCGATGGTCTGACCTCGGCGCTCAAGCACTGGCTGCAAGGCGCGCGTCTGGCGCTGGTGCTGCTGACGATCTTCGCGGTACTGAGCGGCGCAGGTCTGGCCTTCGCCGCGTTGGGCCAGACGCCGGTCAATGTGTTCTGGGCCCTGGGCAGTCTGCTCGGGCTGAATCTGATTTTGCTGTTGAGCTGGGCGTTGGGGCTGATCTTCGCTGGTGAACACGGCGCTACTCTTGGCCGTTTGTGGCTGTGGCTCAGTGAAAAATTCGCCCGCGACGCCAAGGCTGGGCAACTGGCGCCGGCCCTGCTGTTGATGCTGCAACGAAAGAAACTCAATCGCTGGGCGCTCGGTACGCTGGTCAATGGCCTGTGGTTGCTGGCGATGTTCAGCGCGCTGGTTTTGCTGCTGACGCTGATGGCGACCCGACGCTACGGCTTCGTCTGGGAAACCACGATTCTCAGCGCCGACACCTTCATCAACATGACCCAGGCCCTCGGCGCATTGCCGGCGCTGCTGGGTTTCAACGTACCGACCGTGGACATGATCCGCGCCAGCGGCGACATCGCGCTGAACATCGAAAGCGCCCGCCAGGCCTGGGCGACCTGGCTGGTCGGCGTATTGGTGGTGTACGGCGTGCTGCCGCGTCTGCTGCTGGCGCTGTTTTGCTTCTGGCGCTGGAACAGCGGCAAGGCTGCGTTGCGTCTGGACCTGAACCTGCCCGGCTACGCTCAACTGCGCGAACGCCTGATGCCGACCAGCGAACGCCTCGGCATCACCGACCCCGAGCCTGCGCAATTGCACCGCGTCGAAAGCACGGTCGGCGAACTCGCCAGCGATGGCGCGTTGCTGGTGGCGATCGAACTCGACGATCAACACCCGTGGCCACCTACGCTGCCGAAAAACGTCAGCAACGCCGGCATCCTCGACAGCCGGGAATCGCGCAACAAACTGCTCGAACAGCTCAGCCGTTTCCCGCCGGCGCGTCTCGCGATTGCCTGCGACCCACGGCGCTCGCCGGATCGCGGCAGCCTGGCACTGATCGCCGAACTGGCGCGCAATGCCGCCGCGACCCGGGTCTGGCTGTTGCAGGCGCCGCAAGGACAGGCGCTGGACGCCGAACGCCTCGGTGACTGGCACGTGGCGCTGCAACAGCTGGAGCTGCCGTTCGCCGATTGCGCCCCGTTGAACTGGCTGGAGCACGGACATGACTGA
- a CDS encoding GTPase/DUF3482 domain-containing protein has protein sequence MTDAWKAPLKLAVVGHTNVGKTSLLRTLTRDVGFGEVSHRPSTTRHVEGARLSVDGEPLLDLYDTPGLEDAIALLDFLERLERPGERLDGPARLARFLDGSEARQRFEQEAKVLRQLLDSDAGLYVIDAREPVLAKYRDELEVLASCGKPLLPVLNFVSSANHREPDWREALARLGLHALVRFDSVAPPEDGERRLYESLALLLENARPQLERLIADQQAQRLAREQSAARLIAELLIDCAACRRSVASNAEQEQQAISELRKAVRQREQKCVEALLKLYAFRPQDAAASDLPLLDGRWGDDLFNPETLKQLGVRVGGGIAAGAAAGAGVDLLVGGITLGAAALAGAIAGGALQTARSYGNRLLGKIKGQRELTVDDSVLRLLALRQRQLLQALNARGHAALDSIQVATPQDKTWREGKLPEALGKARAHPQWSSLNPHPKLNQAERQEQIESLAGDL, from the coding sequence ATGACTGATGCCTGGAAAGCGCCGCTGAAACTGGCGGTGGTCGGCCACACCAACGTCGGCAAGACGTCGCTGTTGCGCACCCTGACCCGCGACGTCGGCTTCGGCGAAGTGTCCCATCGGCCGAGCACCACGCGGCATGTCGAAGGCGCGCGGCTGTCGGTGGATGGCGAGCCGTTGCTCGACCTCTACGACACACCGGGCCTGGAAGACGCCATCGCCCTGCTGGATTTTCTCGAGCGTCTGGAACGCCCCGGCGAACGCCTCGACGGCCCGGCGCGGCTGGCACGGTTTCTCGACGGCAGCGAAGCACGCCAGCGTTTCGAACAGGAAGCCAAGGTGCTGCGGCAACTGCTCGACTCCGATGCCGGCCTGTATGTGATCGATGCCCGGGAACCGGTGCTGGCCAAGTACCGCGATGAACTGGAAGTGCTGGCCAGTTGCGGCAAACCTTTGCTGCCGGTACTGAATTTCGTCAGCAGCGCCAACCACCGCGAGCCGGACTGGCGTGAAGCACTGGCGCGTCTCGGCCTGCATGCGCTGGTGCGTTTCGACAGCGTCGCCCCACCCGAAGATGGCGAGCGGCGGCTGTATGAAAGCCTCGCACTGTTGCTGGAAAACGCCCGCCCTCAGCTCGAACGGCTGATCGCCGATCAACAAGCCCAACGCCTCGCCCGCGAGCAAAGCGCCGCACGCCTTATCGCCGAATTGCTGATCGACTGCGCCGCATGCCGACGCAGTGTGGCGAGCAACGCCGAACAGGAACAACAGGCCATCAGTGAACTGCGCAAAGCCGTGCGCCAACGCGAGCAGAAATGCGTCGAAGCGCTGCTCAAGCTCTACGCTTTCCGCCCGCAAGACGCCGCCGCCAGCGATCTGCCGTTGCTCGACGGGCGTTGGGGCGACGACCTGTTCAACCCGGAAACCCTCAAGCAACTCGGCGTGCGGGTTGGCGGCGGAATTGCGGCCGGTGCAGCCGCCGGTGCGGGGGTGGATTTGCTGGTGGGCGGCATCACCCTCGGCGCCGCCGCCCTGGCCGGTGCAATTGCCGGCGGCGCCCTGCAAACCGCCCGCAGTTATGGCAATCGTCTGCTGGGCAAGATCAAAGGGCAGCGAGAACTGACGGTCGATGACAGCGTGTTGCGCCTGTTGGCTCTGCGTCAGCGACAACTGCTGCAGGCGCTGAATGCCCGGGGTCATGCGGCACTGGACAGCATTCAGGTGGCAACGCCGCAGGACAAGACCTGGCGCGAAGGCAAGTTGCCCGAGGCTTTGGGCAAGGCCCGGGCGCATCCGCAATGGTCTTCGCTCAATCCGCATCCGAAGCTGAATCAGGCTGAGCGGCAGGAGCAGATTGAGTCGTTGGCTGGAGATTTGTAG